GGAGAAAATAAAGAATTACAACGATTACTTACGTCCCTATTCTCAGATACAGGGATTAATCTATATTTGCCGGGCCGACGATATTTCCTTGCAAGCGAAAAAGATTCGAGGGTACTATTATTCTCCGGGAGACGCGAAGCCCAAGTGGACTCTTGGCACTTTTCCGTATCCATCCGCTTTATATAGAAGAGCAGCACTGAATCCGCCTACTTACAAAGCCCTCAAACGGGTACTTGGCCCGCGTCTGTTTAACGGTTATTTCCTTGGCGATCATTTCAACAAATGGAAGTTATGGAGATGGCTTTCTCCGCATCCGGCGATCCGCAAGCATTTGCCCCATACAAAGAAGCTGCAGAGTCGCAAGGATCTGGATCAAATGTTATCCCGGTATACCGCCGTTTATCTGAAACCCACGATGGAATCTATGGCCAGGGGGATTATAAAAGCGGTTCGTTCAGGAGCGGGTTATCAGTTCATCTACCCCGAAAATAATAAAAAGGCCAGTCCTTATAGAGTAGTGTCCGTAGGGACCAATGAGGTAGCTGGCTATTTGGCGAATCTCCTGCGGGAGCATCAGTATATCGTCCAGCAAGGGATAGAGATGAAGCGTTCAGATAGCAGGGGCATCGACTTTAGGGTCATTATGCAAAAAAACGAACAGCTTCAGTGGTCCTGCACGGGGGTCATTGCAAGGTTCGGCAAGAAAAACGGCATTGTTACAAACTTTACCTCCGCCGGCTTTGCAAGCAAAGGCTTAAATGCGCTGCAAGGCACTTACGGCTATAGCCGAAGTCAGTCGCTTCTGACGCAGCAACGAATGATAGAGATCTGCACCAAGGCCTGCAAAGTATTTGATGCAAAAGGCGGGAATTACGCCGATATCGGCGTCGATGTGATGGTGGATAAGAACGGTCATATTTACGTGCTGGAAGTGAACATTTTGCCCGATCACCATCTGGCGTTGTACGCCAAGCAAAGGAGCCTATACCTGAAGCAAGTGGCTAAGCCGTTGCTGTACGCCAATGCGCTATCCGGCTTTAAAAACTCTAATTAAAGAGATCATACGAGATAGATTTCTATACAGGGCACGGCAGAGGGATGCCGCTGCTCTGTTTTTTTGTACGCCGAAAGTCAGTTTGGAATCTAGAATAGAATTAGTTCTTTGGTCATATTCTTTAATATTAAAAAATAAGGAGTTGGTCAAGCATGACTAGTCTTGCTTCCTTATAACAATAGACTGTTTTCTGCCGCGGTTAGTCATGGAATTCTTGGTGTAGATATAAAGTTGAAGGAGGCCTGACACGGGATATGCCACGTTTACGACGCACTAGGAAACTGGCACGGAAACGGCAGTGGGGGACTGAGCATGATTCAACGCCGCTGTCGATTGTTCATGACAAACCATCCACCCGGAAAATGGTATACAGCCGTTTAGCTATTATTTTGACTATCGGTTTCTGGGGTACATATGTCATAACGACAATTATTAAGCAGTATTTCAAAGGACCGAATACGTTCCCGTTCGTCATGGAGTCTCTTGCCTATCTAGTGATTGTCACGCTTCTGACTTTTTCGGCCCTCATGTATCTTCTGGCAAGGCAGGGTGCCTTGCAGCGGTTTAGCAAACATGTGCGCGTGCCTCGCGCTGAAATTGATAGATACTTCGAGAAGAACCAGCCCTCTATCACCGTATTGGTACCGTCCTATGACGAAGAGCCTGGAGTAGTTAGAAAGACTTTGCTGTCTGCTGCTCTACAAGAGTATCCCCATATTCGGATTGTACTCCTTCTGGATGATGCCCCATACCCGACCGACCCTGAGACGTTAGCCCGCCTC
This region of Paenibacillus sp. JDR-2 genomic DNA includes:
- a CDS encoding YheC/YheD family protein, producing the protein MAMHVKKLNHAEKDSLLVNQAFLRKFASRPSTVKVHFGAWNRQLKVRVSQSLPSDTIGISSQSLGGYSLPPLKYKVLVKGNNVHIGPVLGIVAFKPGAAITMEKIKNYNDYLRPYSQIQGLIYICRADDISLQAKKIRGYYYSPGDAKPKWTLGTFPYPSALYRRAALNPPTYKALKRVLGPRLFNGYFLGDHFNKWKLWRWLSPHPAIRKHLPHTKKLQSRKDLDQMLSRYTAVYLKPTMESMARGIIKAVRSGAGYQFIYPENNKKASPYRVVSVGTNEVAGYLANLLREHQYIVQQGIEMKRSDSRGIDFRVIMQKNEQLQWSCTGVIARFGKKNGIVTNFTSAGFASKGLNALQGTYGYSRSQSLLTQQRMIEICTKACKVFDAKGGNYADIGVDVMVDKNGHIYVLEVNILPDHHLALYAKQRSLYLKQVAKPLLYANALSGFKNSN